Proteins encoded in a region of the Cinclus cinclus chromosome 19, bCinCin1.1, whole genome shotgun sequence genome:
- the CLIC3 gene encoding chloride intracellular channel protein 3 — protein MLGTTQAYAQCLSSFRQCGVAGGTGRSGSSWQCHQLHSPAWGWQQPVVGPHGTASCLCRGARRGWKRVHPEEECGLGGAMVSAGALRLQPAVHQEPPRSMAGKPQIQLFIKASEDGESVGHCPFCQRLFMVLLLKGVPFTLTTVDVKRALDMLKDFAPGAQLPVLLYNGETKTDTITIEEFLEDQLGPPMCPSLVPQYPESSLAGNDVFHKFSAFIKNPVPAQDEALQRSLLRALLKLDEYLNTPLEHELAQDPHLRASQRCFLDGDHLTLADCNLLPKLNIVQVVCQHYRRFGIPKDMCGVWRYLNSASETKEFKYTCPNTQEIIQAYRSVVRALQ, from the exons ATGCTGGGCACAACGCAGGCCTATGCCCAGTGCTTGTCATCATTCAGGCAGTGTGGGGTGGCTGGGGGTACAGGCAGGAGTGGCAGCAGTTGGCAATGCCACCAGCTGCACTCACcggcctggggctggcagcagccagtggTGGGGCCCCATGGCACGGCCTCCTGTCTGTGCCGTGGGGCCAGGCGTGGGTGGAAGCGGGTGCACCCCGAGGAGGAATGTGGGCTGGGAGGGGCCATGGTTTCAGCTGGGGCACTCAGGTTGCAGCCAGCAGTGCACCAGGAGCCACCACGCAGCATGGCtggaaaaccccaaatccagctcttCATCAAG GCAAGTGAAGATGGGGAGAGCGTGGGGCACTGCCCCTTCTGCCAGCGGCTCTTCATGGTGTTGTTGCTCAAAGGTGTGCCTTTCACTCTCACCACGGTGGACGTGAAGAG GGCGCTGGACATGCTGAAGGACTTTGCACCAGGTGCTCAGCTGCCTGTCCTCCTCTACAACGGTGAGACCAAGACCGACACCATCACCATCGAGGAGTTCCTGGAGGACCAGCTGGGCCCCCCCAT GTGCCCCAGTCTGGTCCCGCAGTACCCGGAGTCAAGCCTGGCTGGAAACGACGTTTTCCACAAGTTCTCAGCCTTTATCAAGAATCCAGTACCTGCCCAGGACGAGG cactgcagcgGAGCCTCCTGCGGGCCTTGCTGAAGCTGGATGAATACCTGAACACTCCTCTGGAGCATGAGCTGGCCCAGGACCCCCATCTCCGGGCCTCCCAGCGCTGCTTCCTTGATGGAGACCACCTCACACTGGCTGACTGCAACCTGCTGCCCAAGCTCAACATTGTTCAG GTTGTGTGCCAGCACTACCGCCGCTTTGGGATCCCCAAGGACATGTGCGGCGTGTGGCGGTACCTCAACAGTGCCAGTGAAACCAAGGAGTTCAAATACACCTGCCCCAACACCCAGGAGATCATACAAGCCTATCGTTCTGTGGTCCGGGCACTGCAGTGA